GGTGTCGGGGACAGCGTGCCGTCGTCGTCGCCCGAGCAGGCGGCCACGAACAGCAGGCAGCCGGCGAGCAACCACGGGATGGAGCGGGAGTGTGGGGACCGGAACATGGGCGGGTCGATCCTCGCGATGGCGGCGATGGCAACGGCCGGGTGCCGGAGCCGGGTTCCGTCGCGGAATCGAGCAGTGACCGTACCAGTGCGAGCGCATCATGGTGGCGTGGCGGTCGTGGGCTTCTCGACACGGTCGAGTGTGGTTCAGCGTGTCCGGTCGCGGTGACCGCCGAACCACTCCACCATGAAGCGCGCTTTAGCACCGGTCACGAGATCGAAACGGTCCCGAAGGGAATCCTCGACCCACACCCGGTACCGTCCCGCGCTCGCACTCTGCACGAGCACACCGGTGAGGTCGTCGCGAGTGGCGAGTACGCGCCGCCCCTCCTCCGAGCCCAACGCCAGGATCGCGGTCGCCCAGGCGTCCGCTTCGAGGGCAGTGGGAGCCACGATCGTCACCGAGGTCAGCCCCTGCACCGACCAGCCCGTGCGGGGGTCGAGCACGTGTCCGTGCCGTGTGCCGTCTCGTGCCACGAACTGCTCGTAGTTCCCCGAGGTCGCCACGGCGTCGTCGTCGAGGCGCAGCTGGCCGAACCACGCATCGTCGGTCTCCGGGTCGCGGATGCCCAGTGTCCAGTGCGGTCGGGCCGTGGGACGGCCGAGCGCACGCATGGTGCCCGACACGTCGACGAGGGCGTTCTCGACTCCGCGTCGGCCCAGGACCGCGATCGCGTCGTCGACGGCGCGCCCCTTGGCGATCCCCCCGAGGTCGATCCGCACGCCGTCGGCCGACGCCGTGAGCGCGTGACCGTCGAGCCGCACCCGTTCGTGTCCCACGCGTTCCAGTGCTTCGGCGACCGCGGTCGAGTCGGGAACTGCAGGGCGGCCGCCCAGGAATCCCCACAGACGGACCAGCGGTTCGACGGTGGGATCGAAGGCACCCTTGCTCTCGGCGGCGATCCGCAGGGCGGTCCCGATCACGGTCGTCGCCTCGGAGGACAGTCGTACCGGTCCGGCGTCGAGGGCCGCGTTCACCCGCGAGATCTCACTGCGACGGTCCCAGTTGCTGAATCGTCGGTCGACCGCTGCGAAGGCGGCCAGGCCGGCCCGGGCGTCGTCCAGAGCGGCGAGCGAGTCGTCGGCCACCACGGCGACCGTGCCGATCGTGCCCATGGTGTGAACGGAGTAACGGACCACCCGGTCGGCCCCGTCGGCGGTGGTCGGCCCGGCGAGCAGCGCCACGACGACGAGGACGGCAGCGGAACGTGGGGAGGTCGGCATGGAGATCTCCGGTGCGGGAAGGCCCATCGAACGGCTCTCGGGAGCCGGAAGCCACCTTCGTGCCGTTTCGCTCCGTCTTCGGGGTTCGTGAGTTCACAGCATCGTGACCGGCTCGCCTGGTGGAGTGGAGGTCCGCCGGACTATCTAGTGGAGTCCGCGATCCGGCCGGTCGCGGTGTGCCGACTCCTCATCCGGACCCGGTCCCGGAGCGAACCGACTGCCATGATTCCGCCAGCCCCTGTTCCGTCCACTGCAGGCTTCCGCGCCGTGCTCCTGCTGATCGTGCTCTCGGGCTCCGCCGTGGCCGCACCGCCCGACGGCGGGTCCGAGTTCCCCGCCGTGCCCTCGGCGCCCGAGGCCGACCCTGTCCGAGCGCGGCTGATCACGACATCCACGGCGGTCGAGCCGGGTGGCACCGTGCTCGTCGGTGTCCATCTCGAGCAGGACGAGGGGTGGCACACCTACTGGAAGAACAGTGGCGACGCCGGTCTGCCGACCGAGGTCGAGTGGACCCTGCCCGAGGGCTGGGCGGCCGGTCCGCTCCAATGGCCCGCACCGAAGCGCTATGTCGAGGCGGGAGACCTGATCACCTTCGGCTACTCCGGCGATCCGGTGCTCTTGACCCGGATCACGGTGCCGCCGTACGCGCGCGGCACGGTCACGCTGCGCGCGCGCGCCGAGTGGCTCATGTGCAAGGAATTGTGCATCCCCGGCAGCGCCGACCTCGAGCTGACCCTCGACGCGGGAGGCACCGGCGAACCCGTACCGCGGCGCGATCTCGAGCTGATCGAGGCCTCCAGGGCGCGGTTGCCGCAGCCGCCCCGGACGATCGACGGCGTGGACGTGGACGCCCATCTCGATCTGAGTGCCGTGCCGCCCGGACAGAGTGCCCGCGCGGCGCTCGTGGTGGATGGCTTCGACGATCCGTCGTCGGTGGACTTCGAATGGTTCCCGGAGGCGGCCGAGGGACTGTTCGCGGACGAGACGCAGCACGTGGTCGACACCGGTCG
This is a stretch of genomic DNA from Candidatus Krumholzibacteriia bacterium. It encodes these proteins:
- a CDS encoding FAD:protein FMN transferase, which produces MPTSPRSAAVLVVVALLAGPTTADGADRVVRYSVHTMGTIGTVAVVADDSLAALDDARAGLAAFAAVDRRFSNWDRRSEISRVNAALDAGPVRLSSEATTVIGTALRIAAESKGAFDPTVEPLVRLWGFLGGRPAVPDSTAVAEALERVGHERVRLDGHALTASADGVRIDLGGIAKGRAVDDAIAVLGRRGVENALVDVSGTMRALGRPTARPHWTLGIRDPETDDAWFGQLRLDDDAVATSGNYEQFVARDGTRHGHVLDPRTGWSVQGLTSVTIVAPTALEADAWATAILALGSEEGRRVLATRDDLTGVLVQSASAGRYRVWVEDSLRDRFDLVTGAKARFMVEWFGGHRDRTR